One region of Streptomyces sp. CG4 genomic DNA includes:
- the proB gene encoding glutamate 5-kinase gives MGEARRIVVKVGSSSLTTAAGGLDADRVDALVDVLAKIRSGGEREIVLVSSGAIAAGLAPLGLRRRPKDLARQQAAASVGQGLLVARYTASFARYGVRVGQVLLTSDDMSRRAHHRNASRTLDKLLAMGAFPIVNENDTVATDEIRFGDNDRLAALVAHLVHADLLVLLSDIDGVYDGDPSKPGTSRIAEVKGPEDLAGIEIGSAGKAGVGTGGMVTKVEAARIAAAAGIPVVLTSAVHAADALSGGDTGTYFHPTGKRSADRLLWLQHASTPQGALTLDDGAVDAVVKRRTSLLPAGIAAVEGEFSAGDPVELRDTRGRAVARGLVNFDAKEIPRLIGRSTRELARELGPAYEREVVHRDDLVLLHP, from the coding sequence GTGGGCGAGGCCCGCAGGATCGTCGTCAAGGTGGGCTCCTCGTCGCTGACCACCGCCGCCGGCGGCCTGGACGCCGACCGCGTCGACGCGCTGGTCGACGTGCTGGCCAAGATCCGCAGCGGGGGAGAGCGGGAGATCGTCCTCGTCTCCTCCGGTGCCATCGCCGCCGGGCTCGCCCCGCTCGGGCTGCGCCGCCGCCCGAAGGACCTCGCCCGGCAGCAGGCCGCCGCCAGCGTCGGCCAGGGCCTGCTCGTCGCCCGCTACACCGCCTCCTTCGCCCGCTACGGCGTCCGCGTCGGCCAAGTCCTGCTCACCTCCGACGACATGAGCCGCCGCGCCCACCACCGCAACGCCTCCCGCACCCTCGACAAGCTCCTCGCCATGGGCGCCTTCCCGATCGTCAACGAGAACGACACGGTCGCCACCGACGAGATCCGCTTCGGCGACAACGACCGCCTCGCCGCCCTCGTCGCCCACCTCGTCCACGCCGACCTGCTCGTCCTCCTCTCCGACATCGACGGTGTCTACGACGGCGACCCCAGCAAGCCCGGCACCTCGCGGATAGCGGAAGTGAAGGGCCCCGAGGACCTCGCCGGCATCGAGATCGGCAGCGCGGGCAAAGCCGGCGTCGGCACCGGCGGCATGGTCACCAAGGTCGAGGCCGCCCGGATTGCGGCCGCCGCCGGCATCCCCGTGGTCCTCACCAGTGCCGTGCACGCGGCGGACGCGCTGAGCGGCGGCGACACCGGCACCTACTTCCACCCCACCGGCAAACGCTCCGCCGACCGCCTCCTGTGGCTGCAGCACGCCTCCACCCCGCAGGGCGCGCTGACCCTGGACGACGGCGCGGTGGACGCGGTCGTGAAGCGCCGCACCTCCCTGCTGCCCGCCGGAATCGCCGCCGTGGAGGGCGAGTTCAGCGCCGGCGACCCCGTCGAACTGCGCGACACGAGGGGCCGCGCGGTGGCCCGGGGGCTCGTCAACTTCGACGCCAAGGAGATCCCGCGGCTGATCGGACGTTCGACCCGCGAGCTGGCCCGCGAGCTGGGCCCGGCGTACGAACGCGAGGTCGTACACAGGGACGACCTGGTGCTCCTGCACCCGTGA
- a CDS encoding glutamate-5-semialdehyde dehydrogenase, whose protein sequence is MTTLSPYDSMSPVTQAAYRAKAAAADLAPLPRAVKDDALLAIADALEVRTSEIVEANAKDIAKARENGTSEAIVDRLTLTPERVRAIASDVRDVAKLPDPVGEIVRGSTLPNGIDLRQVRVPLGVVGIIYEARPNVTVDAAALCLKSGNAVLLRGSASAYESNTALVRVIRDAVGGAGLPADAVQLVPGESRDSVRELMRARGLVDVLIPRGGASLIQTVVSESIVPVIETGTGNCHVYVDATADIDMAIDILINSKAQRVSVCNAAETLLVHQDIAAEFLPRALDALAEAGVTVHADERVMAHAKDSKATVVEAVAEDWETEYLSYDIAAAVVDSLDKAVEHIRLWTSGHTEAIVTTSQQAARRFTQLVDSTTVAVNASTRFTDGGQFGFGAEIGISTQKLHARGPMGLPELTSTKYIVTGDGHVRP, encoded by the coding sequence ATGACCACGCTCTCGCCGTACGACTCCATGTCCCCGGTCACCCAGGCCGCCTACCGGGCCAAGGCCGCCGCCGCCGACCTCGCGCCGCTCCCGCGCGCCGTGAAGGACGACGCGCTGCTCGCCATCGCCGACGCCCTGGAGGTCCGGACCAGCGAGATCGTCGAGGCCAACGCCAAGGACATCGCCAAGGCCCGGGAGAACGGCACCAGCGAGGCCATCGTCGACCGGCTGACCCTCACCCCCGAGCGGGTCCGCGCCATCGCCTCCGACGTCCGCGACGTCGCGAAGCTGCCCGACCCGGTCGGCGAGATCGTCCGCGGCTCCACCCTGCCCAACGGCATCGACCTGCGCCAGGTCCGCGTCCCGCTCGGCGTCGTCGGCATCATCTACGAGGCCCGCCCGAACGTCACCGTCGACGCCGCCGCCCTCTGCCTGAAGTCCGGCAACGCCGTCCTGCTGCGCGGCTCGGCCTCCGCCTACGAGTCCAACACCGCCCTCGTCCGTGTCATCCGGGACGCCGTCGGCGGCGCGGGACTGCCCGCCGACGCCGTCCAGCTGGTGCCCGGCGAGAGCCGCGACTCCGTGCGCGAGCTGATGCGCGCCCGCGGTCTGGTCGACGTCCTCATCCCGCGTGGCGGCGCCTCCCTGATCCAGACCGTGGTCAGCGAGTCCATCGTCCCCGTCATCGAGACCGGCACCGGCAACTGCCACGTCTACGTCGACGCGACCGCCGACATCGACATGGCGATCGACATCCTGATCAACTCCAAGGCCCAGCGGGTCAGCGTCTGCAACGCCGCCGAGACCCTCCTCGTCCACCAGGACATCGCCGCCGAGTTCCTGCCGCGCGCCCTGGACGCCCTCGCCGAGGCCGGCGTCACCGTCCACGCCGACGAGCGGGTCATGGCCCACGCCAAGGACTCCAAGGCGACGGTCGTGGAGGCCGTGGCCGAGGACTGGGAGACCGAGTACCTCTCCTACGACATCGCCGCCGCCGTCGTGGACTCCCTGGACAAGGCCGTCGAGCACATCCGGCTGTGGACCTCCGGGCACACCGAGGCCATCGTCACCACCTCCCAGCAGGCCGCTCGCCGCTTCACCCAGCTGGTCGACTCCACCACCGTCGCCGTGAACGCCTCCACCCGCTTCACCGACGGCGGCCAGTTCGGCTTCGGCGCCGAGATCGGCATCTCCACCCAGAAGCTGCACGCCCGCGGCCCGATGGGTCTGCCGGAGCTGACCAGCACGAAGTACATCGTCACCGGCGACGGACACGTGCGCCCCTGA
- a CDS encoding M48 family metallopeptidase — protein sequence MSDDGQQDTGHERVPSRQRRRFPGISSRAYEHPADRSALVALRKLSGFDTVFKALSGLLPERSLRLLFLSDSVRVSERQFQHLHDMLLDACYILDLEKVPPMYVTQDPQPNAMCIGLDEPIIVVTTGLVELLDEEEMRAVVGHEVGHALSGHSVYRTILLFLTSLAVKVAWIPLGNLAIMAIITALREWFRKSELSADRAGLLVGQDLQASMRGLMKIAGGNHLHEMNVDAFLEQAEEYDSGGDLRDSVLKILNVLPRSHPFTTVRAAELKKWAESRDFQRMMDGHYPRRDEDKDASVSDSFRESAASYASDVKASKDPLMKLVTDLAGGAGDLGGRVRRGFDGFRTPPPPKEGPTDAPRDEE from the coding sequence ATGTCCGACGACGGCCAGCAGGACACGGGGCACGAGCGCGTGCCGAGCAGGCAGCGCAGGCGGTTCCCGGGGATCTCCTCGCGTGCCTACGAGCATCCGGCCGACCGCTCCGCCCTGGTCGCGCTGCGCAAGCTGAGCGGATTCGACACCGTCTTCAAGGCGCTCAGCGGGCTGCTGCCCGAGCGGAGCCTGAGACTGCTGTTCCTGTCCGATTCGGTGCGCGTCTCCGAGCGGCAGTTCCAGCATCTGCACGACATGCTGCTGGACGCCTGTTACATCCTGGACCTGGAGAAGGTCCCGCCGATGTACGTCACGCAGGATCCGCAGCCGAACGCGATGTGCATCGGCCTGGACGAGCCGATCATCGTCGTCACCACGGGGCTGGTGGAACTCCTCGACGAGGAGGAGATGCGGGCGGTCGTCGGACACGAGGTCGGACACGCGCTGTCCGGGCACTCGGTGTACCGCACGATCCTGCTGTTCCTGACCAGCCTCGCGGTGAAGGTGGCCTGGATCCCGCTGGGCAACCTCGCGATCATGGCGATCATCACGGCGCTCAGGGAGTGGTTCCGCAAGTCGGAGCTGTCCGCGGACCGGGCGGGGCTGCTGGTGGGGCAGGACCTGCAGGCCTCGATGCGCGGCCTGATGAAGATCGCGGGCGGCAATCATCTGCACGAGATGAACGTGGACGCGTTCCTGGAGCAGGCCGAGGAGTACGACTCCGGGGGCGATCTGCGCGACTCGGTGCTGAAGATCCTGAACGTGCTGCCCCGCTCGCATCCGTTCACCACCGTGCGAGCGGCGGAGCTGAAGAAGTGGGCCGAGTCCCGGGACTTCCAGCGGATGATGGACGGCCACTACCCGCGGCGCGACGAGGACAAGGACGCCTCTGTCAGCGACTCCTTCCGTGAGTCGGCGGCCAGCTACGCAAGCGATGTGAAGGCCTCCAAGGACCCGCTGATGAAGCTGGTCACCGATCTCGCGGGCGGCGCGGGCGATCTGGGCGGCCGGGTCCGCCGCGGCTTCGACGGCTTCCGCACCCCGCCCCCGCCGAAGGAGGGCCCGACGGACGCTCCGCGGGACGAGGAGTAG
- the nadD gene encoding nicotinate-nucleotide adenylyltransferase, whose product MGEQDMPTGPAYESADDTVNHPEYRPGQSPDHTGKRRLGVMGGTFDPIHHGHLVAASEVAAQFHLDEVVFVPTGQPWQKTHRKVSPAEDRYLMTVIATAENPQFSVSRIDIDRGGPTYTVDTLRDLRALNPDTDLFFITGADALAQLLTWRDSEELFSLAHFIGVTRPGHHLTDPGLPEGGVSLVEVPALAISSTDCRARVAKGDPIWYMVPDGVVRYIDKRELYRGE is encoded by the coding sequence ATGGGAGAGCAGGACATGCCTACCGGTCCGGCGTACGAGAGCGCCGACGACACGGTGAACCACCCGGAGTACCGGCCGGGCCAGAGCCCCGACCACACGGGCAAGCGTCGCCTGGGCGTCATGGGCGGTACGTTCGACCCGATCCACCACGGGCACCTGGTGGCGGCCAGCGAGGTCGCCGCGCAGTTCCACCTCGACGAGGTGGTGTTCGTGCCCACCGGGCAGCCGTGGCAGAAGACCCACCGCAAGGTCTCCCCGGCCGAGGACCGCTATCTGATGACGGTCATCGCGACCGCCGAGAACCCGCAGTTCTCCGTCAGCCGCATCGACATCGACCGCGGCGGTCCCACCTACACCGTGGACACCCTGCGCGACCTGCGCGCCCTCAACCCCGACACCGACCTGTTCTTCATCACCGGCGCCGACGCCCTCGCCCAACTGCTGACCTGGCGGGACAGCGAGGAACTGTTCTCCCTCGCCCATTTCATCGGCGTCACGCGGCCCGGCCATCATCTGACCGATCCGGGTCTGCCGGAGGGCGGCGTCTCGCTGGTAGAGGTTCCGGCGCTCGCCATCTCCTCCACAGACTGCCGTGCGAGAGTCGCCAAGGGAGACCCCATCTGGTACATGGTGCCGGACGGAGTCGTGCGCTACATCGACAAGCGCGAGCTGTACCGCGGCGAGTGA
- a CDS encoding LCP family protein: protein MNNRYDVGDAGYGAGPYELVGYDEHGQPVYRQIPAQQAPQAQQATYDPYAQQQGYGYDPYATGQQPPVPPYDSGRPAPGYDPYGAQAPYDPYATGPQHTAGYDPYGQAASSGQQPRVTEQTAYIPQQAGPVEGPYAPARPEERRDEDERDYHTEQFAFVEEPDGNSEDVIDWLNFTENRTERREEARRRARSRIIALLVVLALVAVGGVGYLWYAGKLPGLSSSGSKPGAGTAVGAQKRDVIVVHLHNTGKGGTSTALLVDNTTTKQGSTVLLPNSLDLSADDGSTTTLAKSVDDDGSSGTRDQLGTVLGTNIQGTWRLDTPYLQNLVDLVGNIDIDTNTDVPDPDTKKKGAEPLVHKGSGQTLSGKMAVAYATYRAPGESQDAQLERFGQVMQGVLRKLSSDPSAATITVQTLAQILDPPLTDKDLGTFLAKLADLAKGGAYKTALLPVQPDGTLSAKTSDSVVKDILGGTAKSPDTGSAVRVSVQNATGVKDDTEKARVVLLNGGFTFLEGGSASGTQATSKVVYSNASHKADAAEVAKTLGLPAGSVAQSTVSSGADVSVVLGRDYQPGNS from the coding sequence GTGAACAACCGATACGACGTGGGTGACGCCGGCTACGGCGCAGGCCCGTACGAACTCGTCGGCTACGACGAGCACGGCCAGCCCGTGTACCGGCAGATCCCGGCACAGCAGGCTCCACAGGCCCAGCAGGCCACCTACGACCCGTACGCCCAGCAGCAGGGCTACGGCTACGACCCCTACGCCACCGGCCAGCAGCCGCCGGTGCCCCCCTACGACTCCGGCCGGCCCGCACCCGGCTACGACCCCTACGGCGCCCAGGCCCCGTACGACCCGTACGCCACCGGCCCCCAGCACACCGCCGGTTACGACCCCTACGGGCAGGCCGCGAGCAGCGGGCAGCAGCCCCGGGTCACCGAGCAGACCGCCTACATCCCGCAGCAGGCCGGCCCGGTGGAGGGACCGTACGCCCCGGCACGGCCAGAGGAGCGGCGGGATGAGGACGAACGGGACTACCACACCGAGCAGTTCGCGTTCGTCGAGGAGCCGGACGGCAACTCCGAGGACGTCATCGACTGGCTGAACTTCACCGAGAACCGCACCGAGCGCCGCGAGGAGGCCCGGCGCCGCGCCCGGAGCCGGATCATCGCCCTGCTCGTCGTCCTCGCCCTGGTCGCCGTCGGCGGCGTCGGCTACCTCTGGTACGCCGGAAAGCTGCCCGGCCTGTCCTCCTCCGGCTCCAAGCCCGGAGCGGGTACGGCGGTCGGCGCCCAGAAACGCGACGTGATCGTCGTCCACCTGCACAACACCGGCAAGGGCGGCACCTCCACGGCGCTGCTGGTCGACAACACCACCACCAAGCAGGGCAGCACCGTGCTGCTGCCCAACTCCCTGGATCTGAGCGCCGACGACGGCTCCACCACGACCCTCGCCAAGTCGGTGGATGACGACGGCTCCTCCGGCACCCGGGACCAGCTCGGCACCGTCCTCGGCACCAACATCCAGGGCACCTGGCGCCTCGACACCCCTTATCTGCAGAACCTCGTCGACCTGGTCGGCAACATCGACATCGACACCAACACCGACGTGCCCGACCCGGACACCAAGAAGAAGGGCGCCGAGCCGCTCGTCCACAAGGGCAGCGGCCAGACCCTCAGCGGCAAGATGGCCGTCGCCTACGCCACCTACCGCGCCCCCGGCGAGTCCCAGGACGCCCAGCTCGAACGGTTCGGCCAGGTCATGCAGGGTGTGCTGCGCAAACTGTCCTCCGACCCGTCGGCGGCCACGATCACCGTGCAGACGCTCGCGCAGATCCTCGACCCGCCGCTCACCGACAAGGACCTCGGCACCTTCCTCGCCAAGCTCGCCGACCTCGCCAAGGGCGGCGCCTACAAGACCGCCCTGCTGCCCGTGCAGCCCGACGGCACGCTGAGCGCGAAGACCAGCGACAGCGTGGTGAAGGACATCCTCGGCGGCACCGCCAAGAGCCCCGACACGGGCTCCGCGGTCCGTGTCTCCGTGCAGAACGCCACCGGTGTGAAGGACGACACAGAAAAGGCCCGCGTGGTGCTGCTCAACGGCGGCTTCACCTTCCTCGAAGGCGGCAGCGCCTCCGGCACCCAGGCCACCTCCAAGGTGGTCTACTCGAACGCCTCCCACAAAGCCGATGCCGCGGAGGTCGCCAAGACCCTCGGCCTGCCCGCCGGCTCCGTGGCCCAGAGCACGGTCTCCTCGGGCGCCGACGTCTCGGTCGTCCTCGGCCGGGACTATCAGCCCGGCAACTCGTGA
- the rsfS gene encoding ribosome silencing factor: MTATDRSLELINTAAQAAADKLAHDVIAYDVSDVLSITDAFLLASAPNDRQVKAIVDEIEERLLKELGAKPVRREGDRDSRWILLDYVDIVVHVQHSEERVFYALERLWKDCPELELPADAKATRGKAEEHAKLQAAEAEREPGGEW; the protein is encoded by the coding sequence GTGACCGCCACCGACCGTTCTCTTGAGCTCATCAACACCGCCGCCCAGGCGGCGGCCGACAAGCTCGCCCACGACGTCATCGCCTACGACGTCAGCGACGTGCTGTCGATCACGGATGCCTTCCTGCTGGCCTCCGCGCCGAACGACCGCCAGGTCAAGGCCATCGTCGACGAGATCGAGGAGCGCCTGCTGAAGGAACTCGGCGCCAAGCCGGTGCGCCGTGAGGGAGACCGCGACTCCCGCTGGATTCTGCTCGACTACGTCGACATCGTCGTCCACGTCCAGCACAGCGAGGAGCGGGTCTTCTACGCCCTGGAGCGGCTGTGGAAGGACTGCCCCGAGCTCGAGCTGCCCGCCGACGCCAAGGCCACCCGCGGCAAGGCGGAGGAGCACGCCAAGCTGCAGGCCGCCGAGGCCGAGCGGGAGCCGGGCGGGGAGTGGTGA
- a CDS encoding histidine phosphatase family protein has protein sequence MSSTGEVTDRKDRGRRVILWRHGQTAWNVERRFQGSTDVALTETGIGQARRAARLLASLKPHAIVSSDLQRASDTAVELAALTGLDVTRDEALRETYAGVWQGLTHEEIITRYGEQYAAWKRGEAVRRGGGELETEVADRAAPVVLRHAEKLPEDGTLVVVSHGGTIRTTIGRLLGLEARHWESLGGLSNCCWSVLGEGARGWRLLEHNAGTLPEPVLGDDD, from the coding sequence ATGAGCTCCACCGGAGAGGTCACCGACCGCAAGGACCGCGGCCGCCGCGTCATCCTGTGGCGGCACGGCCAGACCGCCTGGAACGTCGAGCGCCGCTTCCAGGGCAGCACGGACGTCGCACTGACCGAGACCGGCATCGGCCAGGCCCGCCGCGCCGCCCGGCTGCTGGCCTCCCTGAAGCCCCACGCGATCGTCTCCTCGGACCTGCAGCGGGCCTCGGACACGGCCGTCGAGCTGGCCGCCCTCACCGGCCTCGACGTCACCCGTGACGAGGCCCTGCGCGAGACCTACGCGGGCGTCTGGCAGGGGCTGACGCACGAGGAGATCATCACCCGCTACGGCGAGCAGTACGCCGCGTGGAAGCGCGGCGAGGCGGTCCGCCGGGGCGGCGGCGAACTGGAGACCGAGGTCGCCGACCGTGCCGCCCCCGTCGTACTGCGGCACGCCGAGAAGCTGCCCGAGGACGGCACCCTCGTCGTCGTCAGCCACGGCGGCACCATCCGCACCACCATCGGCCGGCTCCTCGGCCTGGAGGCCCGGCACTGGGAGAGCCTCGGCGGCCTCTCCAACTGCTGCTGGTCCGTGCTCGGCGAGGGCGCCCGCGGCTGGCGCCTGCTGGAACACAACGCCGGCACCTTGCCGGAGCCCGTCCTCGGCGACGACGACTGA
- a CDS encoding NADH-ubiquinone oxidoreductase-F iron-sulfur binding region domain-containing protein — protein sequence MNEALPDVPEVRVVGLPQLTSGFDLVERLDLPMHLKVHGPLDTLGGEQLAQLAERINLKGRGGAGFPFHKKLRSVAESAIKRGVRPVVVVNGSEDEPACRKDTVLINRAPHLILDGALLCAEALGARTLVIGVTRESTQRSMEAALAERGLSNSRRSALRAWVQRNPVRMVTGAAASLIRSIDGGPAIPPGRKISASQSGVGGAPTLLSNAETFAQLAIAARIGPERYGNTGLYDEPGTVMLTVSGAVARPMVIEVPTGVPLRYVLQLAGAPPVPQGVLTGGYHGKWIDAATVNEAIVSRNSLDAVGGSLGAGAILPISQETCPLGESLRVAQWLAEESAGQCGPCYLGLPAAARGMEDILNGGGPAALEALKQVAKNVKRRGACSHPDGSAMFLESTIKAFTDDLAAHVLGNGCGRPVEGVLPLFEGGRAATGILGGEGPEETGASRQKIYVDWTLCRGHGLCADILPEVFELGADGFPTVAQAQVPRYAEAKALRAVRRCPALALRLEEDTRGQAPSRNLPVVSQGRGRRALGR from the coding sequence GTGAACGAGGCCCTGCCCGACGTACCCGAAGTCCGCGTGGTCGGCCTTCCGCAGCTCACGTCGGGCTTCGACCTTGTGGAACGACTCGACCTGCCCATGCACCTGAAGGTGCACGGACCGCTCGACACGCTCGGCGGCGAGCAGCTCGCGCAGCTCGCCGAACGCATCAATCTCAAGGGCCGCGGCGGCGCGGGCTTCCCGTTCCACAAGAAGCTGCGCTCGGTCGCCGAGTCGGCGATCAAGCGCGGGGTGCGGCCGGTCGTCGTCGTCAACGGCAGCGAGGACGAACCGGCCTGCCGCAAGGACACGGTGCTGATCAACCGCGCCCCGCACCTGATCCTGGACGGCGCGCTGCTGTGCGCGGAGGCGCTCGGCGCGCGGACACTCGTGATCGGTGTCACGCGCGAGTCCACGCAGCGCTCCATGGAGGCCGCACTCGCCGAACGCGGGCTGAGCAACAGCCGTAGATCGGCGCTCCGCGCGTGGGTGCAGCGCAATCCGGTGCGCATGGTCACCGGCGCCGCCGCCTCCCTGATCCGCTCGATCGACGGCGGCCCGGCGATCCCGCCCGGCCGCAAGATCAGCGCCTCCCAGAGCGGCGTCGGCGGCGCGCCCACCCTGCTGTCGAACGCGGAGACGTTCGCGCAGCTGGCCATCGCCGCCCGCATCGGCCCCGAGCGCTACGGCAACACCGGCCTGTACGACGAGCCGGGCACCGTCATGCTCACCGTCTCCGGCGCGGTCGCCCGCCCGATGGTGATCGAGGTCCCCACCGGCGTGCCGCTGCGGTACGTGCTGCAGCTGGCGGGCGCCCCGCCGGTGCCGCAGGGCGTGCTGACCGGCGGCTACCACGGCAAGTGGATCGACGCGGCGACCGTCAACGAGGCGATCGTCTCCCGGAACTCGCTGGACGCGGTGGGCGGTTCGCTGGGCGCGGGCGCGATCCTGCCGATCAGCCAGGAGACCTGCCCGCTGGGCGAGTCGCTGCGGGTGGCGCAGTGGCTGGCCGAGGAGAGCGCCGGCCAGTGCGGCCCCTGCTACCTCGGACTGCCCGCGGCCGCGCGCGGCATGGAGGACATCCTCAACGGCGGCGGACCGGCCGCCCTGGAGGCGCTGAAGCAGGTCGCGAAGAACGTGAAGCGGCGCGGCGCGTGTTCGCATCCGGACGGCTCGGCGATGTTCCTGGAGTCGACCATCAAGGCGTTCACCGACGACCTGGCCGCACATGTCCTCGGAAACGGCTGCGGACGGCCCGTGGAGGGCGTTCTGCCGCTCTTCGAGGGGGGCAGGGCCGCTACGGGCATCCTGGGCGGCGAAGGGCCCGAGGAGACCGGCGCCAGCCGCCAGAAGATCTACGTCGACTGGACGCTGTGCCGGGGCCACGGACTGTGCGCCGACATCCTCCCCGAGGTGTTCGAACTCGGCGCCGACGGTTTCCCGACCGTCGCCCAGGCGCAGGTGCCGCGGTACGCGGAGGCGAAGGCGTTGCGCGCGGTGCGCCGCTGCCCGGCGCTCGCCCTGCGCCTGGAGGAGGACACGCGCGGGCAGGCGCCGTCCCGCAATCTGCCGGTCGTCTCCCAGGGCCGCGGCCGGCGCGCGCTCGGCCGCTGA
- a CDS encoding cytochrome b/b6 domain-containing protein encodes MNPRRSNRSLPKPGRSAYGVASAVVLLLIPVVVLVGGNQFRDFLNFGAGVLSLVSLSCSVIWGLFAQDRIFLNTRQRIVGQAVHRTTAVASIAFLLLHITTKIALGHTQLIAAIIPFSLGVTGIGGLIGLGSLAGLLMIFVGITGALRSNFATPAPVAARWRAMHMLAYPAWCAALVHGLYAGRAAKPVFVILYSLSLLGVMGALALRAAPRPVKRKVADRLVALFGSSERPGLEELDASRSRVAEPAPAGFEGRPEPRAAAAPAAPLYQSPVAPAAEPASGFAAAYRAVSTPRRSRQPYPDQTARMDLPLDLQATEAVPRMDGPSGAAGSWPIPSPPPVGEAPPSAYDPLQDTGHTIPVYGNSDAYGYGGSDMYDNTETNGLYGTYNASDTYNDGSATETLPGMSYDTPSSGEPWNTPSGGFK; translated from the coding sequence ATGAACCCTCGTCGTAGTAACCGCTCCCTCCCCAAACCGGGCCGTTCGGCCTATGGGGTGGCGTCGGCTGTCGTCCTGCTGCTCATACCCGTGGTCGTGCTGGTCGGAGGCAACCAGTTCCGCGACTTCCTGAACTTCGGCGCGGGCGTGCTGTCCCTGGTCTCGCTCAGCTGCTCGGTGATCTGGGGCCTGTTCGCGCAGGACCGGATCTTCCTGAACACACGGCAGCGGATCGTCGGCCAGGCGGTGCACCGGACCACCGCGGTCGCCTCGATCGCGTTCCTGCTGCTGCACATCACCACGAAGATCGCGCTCGGCCACACACAGCTGATCGCCGCGATCATTCCGTTCTCGCTGGGCGTCACCGGAATCGGCGGCCTGATCGGACTGGGCTCGCTGGCCGGCCTGCTGATGATCTTCGTGGGCATCACCGGCGCCCTGCGCAGCAATTTCGCCACCCCGGCCCCCGTCGCCGCCCGCTGGCGCGCCATGCACATGCTGGCCTACCCGGCCTGGTGCGCGGCGCTGGTCCACGGCCTGTACGCGGGCCGCGCGGCCAAGCCGGTCTTCGTGATCCTCTACAGCCTGTCCCTGCTCGGCGTGATGGGCGCCCTGGCGCTGCGCGCGGCTCCGCGCCCGGTCAAGCGCAAGGTCGCCGACCGGCTGGTGGCACTGTTCGGCAGCTCGGAGCGGCCGGGGCTCGAGGAGCTGGACGCGAGCCGCTCCCGGGTGGCCGAGCCGGCACCGGCGGGCTTCGAGGGCCGACCCGAGCCCCGGGCGGCGGCCGCCCCTGCCGCGCCGCTGTACCAGTCCCCCGTCGCCCCCGCCGCAGAGCCCGCGTCGGGCTTCGCGGCCGCCTACCGCGCCGTCTCCACGCCGCGCCGCTCCCGGCAGCCGTACCCGGATCAGACCGCCCGCATGGACCTGCCGCTGGACCTGCAGGCCACGGAGGCCGTCCCGCGCATGGACGGCCCCTCCGGCGCCGCGGGCAGCTGGCCCATCCCGTCCCCGCCGCCGGTCGGCGAGGCCCCGCCGTCGGCCTACGACCCGCTGCAGGACACCGGACACACCATCCCGGTCTATGGCAATTCAGACGCCTACGGGTACGGCGGCAGTGACATGTACGACAACACTGAGACAAACGGCCTCTATGGCACGTACAACGCCAGTGACACGTACAACGACGGTTCCGCCACCGAAACGCTGCCCGGCATGTCCTACGACACACCGAGTTCGGGCGAACCTTGGAACACGCCGTCCGGAGGCTTTAAGTGA